The Alosa sapidissima isolate fAloSap1 chromosome 6, fAloSap1.pri, whole genome shotgun sequence genome window below encodes:
- the sox7 gene encoding transcription factor SOX-7, giving the protein MAALISAYSSWPESFECSAGDGDVPDGHTSHRGSVDKTSEPRIRRPMNAFMVWAKDERKRLAVQNPDLHNAELSKMLGKSWKALTPPQKRPYVEEAERLRVKHMQDYPNYKYRPRRKKQLKRICKRVDPGFLLGGLAPDQNALPDPRSCCHPLDKDDDGSGGGVIGGSGGVGGGFSSPSLPGMRVFRDAAGSNSSFDTYPYGLPTPPEMSPLDAVEHSEHPSFYPASVPVSSSGSCPPSSSGAPCSDDRRLGPAHLTSPPPYHPDYSQQGPPPPPPHHCGPHMGHHHHMSMSHQLPYYASSFPQIQIHHHGLQGHHLGQLSPPPEQGQLESLDQLSQAELLGEVDRDEFDQYLNSNSAATAVAGGGYHHGGEQGAMTVTGHIQVTAASACSSSTTESSLISVLADATAAYYNNYGIS; this is encoded by the exons ATGGCGGCGTTAATTAGTGCGTACTCTTCTTGGCCGGAGAGCTTCGAGTGCTCTGCGGGAGATGGAGACGTCCCTGACGGACACACCTCCCACAGAGGTTCTGTTGACAAGACCTCGGAACCGCGCATCAGGAGACCCATGAACGCTTTCATGGTGTGGGCCAAGGATGAGCGAAAGAGGCTAGCCGTTCAGAATCCTGACCTTCACAATGCAGAACTTAGCAAGATGCTTG GAAAGTCCTGGAAGGCTCTGACCCCACCGCAGAAGCGGCCGTACGTGGAGGAAGCAGAGCGTCTGCGGGTGAAGCACATGCAGGACTACCCCAACTACAAGTACCGGCCACGCCGGAAGAAGCAGCTGAAGCGCATCTGCAAGCGCGTGGACCCCGGCTTCCTCCTGGGCGGCCTTGCCCCTGACCAGAACGCTCTGCCGGACCCGCGCAGCTGCTGTCACCCGCTGGACAAGGACGACGACGGAAGTGGCGGTGGTGTCATCGGAGGCAGCGGCGGTGTGGGAGGAGGGTTCTCGTCACCGTCCCTCCCCGGGATGAGAGTCTTCCGGGATGCGGCCGGCTCTAACAGCAGCTTTGACACCTACCCCTATGGCCTACCCACGCCTCCGGAGATGTCCCCCCTGGATGCGGTGGAGCACTCCGAGCACCCATCCTTCTATCCGGCCTCTGTGCCCGTGAGCTCCAGCGGCTCCTGTCCCCCGTCCTCCTCAGGCGCGCCGTGCTCCGATGACCGCCGCCTGGGCCCGGCCCACCTGACCAGCCCGCCGCCCTACCACCCAGACTATTCCCAACAGGGTccaccacctccccctccccaccacTGCGGCCCCCACAtgggccaccaccaccacatgtcCATGTCCCACCAGCTCCCCTACTACGCCTCCTCCTTCCCCCAGATCCAGATCCACCACCACGGGCTGCAGGGCCACCACCTGGGCCAGCTCTCCCCGCCACCTGAGCAGGGTCAGCTGGAGAGCCTGGACCAGCTGAGCCAGGCCGAGCTCCTGGGCGAGGTGGACAGAGACGAGTTCGACCAGTACCTGAACTCCAACTCTGCCGCCACTGCTGTGGCTGGCGGTGGCTACCACCACGGCGGGGAGCAGGGCGCCATGACTGTGACGGGACACATCCAGGTGACGGCTGCTTCCGCTTGCTCTAGCAGCACCACAGAGAGCAGTCTGATCTCTGTGCTGGCGGACGCCACCGCTGCGTACTACAACAACTACGGCATCtcctaa